A single Oleidesulfovibrio alaskensis DSM 16109 DNA region contains:
- a CDS encoding KpsF/GutQ family sugar-phosphate isomerase — MTQDAQCTRRTDWIPLAREVLDIEIEGIAAMRDRLNGGFVDALTLMARCTGRVVITGLGKSGLVGRKLAATLSSTGTPAFFLHPVEGAHGDMGMLRSDDVIIAISNSGETDELNAILPALRSLGASLIAMTGGLESTLAKSADVVLDTGVRREACPLNLAPTASTTAVLAMGDALAVCLIHWKSFTENDFLRFHPGGSLGHRLSMRVESLMHTENLPVVRETVRTGEALRVLDEGRLGTVLVTDGQGRLSGILTDGDVRRMVCREAGVETASPVANVMVRSPLTARKEFSVAQLIDMMEEKAITVLPITGDDGLLLGVVHLHDLLGKGGVKFSR, encoded by the coding sequence ATGACTCAGGACGCACAATGCACCCGCCGCACGGACTGGATTCCGCTGGCGCGCGAGGTGCTGGATATTGAAATTGAAGGCATTGCCGCCATGCGCGACAGACTGAACGGCGGTTTTGTGGATGCGCTGACACTGATGGCACGCTGCACGGGCCGCGTTGTCATTACCGGGCTGGGTAAATCCGGCCTGGTGGGCCGCAAACTGGCGGCCACGCTGTCGTCCACAGGAACTCCCGCTTTTTTTCTGCACCCTGTGGAAGGTGCGCACGGCGACATGGGCATGCTGCGCAGTGATGATGTCATCATCGCCATATCCAATTCCGGCGAGACTGACGAACTGAACGCCATTCTGCCCGCATTGCGCAGTCTGGGGGCTTCGCTTATCGCCATGACAGGCGGACTGGAGTCCACGCTGGCAAAGAGTGCCGATGTGGTGCTTGATACCGGCGTCCGCCGCGAGGCGTGCCCGCTCAATCTTGCGCCCACTGCCTCCACCACGGCTGTGCTGGCCATGGGCGACGCCCTTGCTGTATGTCTTATCCATTGGAAATCATTTACTGAAAATGATTTTCTGCGGTTTCATCCGGGCGGTTCGCTGGGGCACCGGCTGAGTATGCGGGTGGAAAGTCTGATGCATACCGAAAACCTGCCCGTGGTGCGCGAGACCGTGCGGACGGGAGAAGCGCTGCGCGTGCTGGACGAGGGACGGCTGGGCACTGTGCTGGTGACGGATGGTCAGGGGCGCCTGTCGGGCATTCTGACGGACGGCGACGTGCGCCGCATGGTCTGCCGCGAGGCGGGCGTGGAAACCGCATCGCCGGTGGCCAATGTGATGGTACGCAGTCCGCTGACCGCCAGAAAAGAATTTTCAGTGGCGCAGCTTATTGATATGATGGAAGAAAAAGCTATCACCGTGCTGCCCATCACCGGTGATGACGGACTGCTGCTGGGGGTTGTGCACCTGCATGACCTGCTGGGCAAGGGCGGAGTTAAATTTTCGCGCTGA
- the purF gene encoding amidophosphoribosyltransferase, with amino-acid sequence MKREYCGVFGIYNHAEAARMTYFGLYALQHRGQESAGIVTWDGSALREERGMGLVPEVFNERHLSKELKGDIAIGHTRYSTTGASLLRNAQPFRVRYKNMDIAIAHNGNLVNTVELRSRLEESGSIFQTTNDSEVIVHLIAKHMNGGTVEEAVMAACREARGAYSLLILANDKMIAVRDPHGFRPLLLGKVGDAHVFASESCAFDLLEAELIRSVKPGEMIVIDKGKVHSYDMDMGKKRHHCIFELIYFARPDSMVFGENVYFCRKAMGKQLATEAPVDADFVMPFPDSGVYCAVGYAQQSGLPYEHAMIRNHYVGRTFIQPSQDMRDYSVRVKINPVKDMIKDKRIIIVDDSIVRGTTIRTRVKKLRELGAREVHFRVSCPPIKFPCFYGIDFASKGELIAANHSVREIERFIGLDSLHYISIEGLLKSVSTPDDYCLACFTGSYPLQCEGNLKSCLECGC; translated from the coding sequence ATGAAACGTGAATACTGCGGCGTCTTCGGCATATACAACCATGCCGAAGCCGCCCGCATGACCTACTTCGGACTGTATGCGCTGCAGCACCGCGGGCAGGAAAGTGCGGGCATTGTAACATGGGACGGTTCGGCCCTGCGTGAAGAACGCGGCATGGGGCTGGTGCCGGAAGTGTTCAATGAACGGCATCTGAGCAAAGAACTCAAAGGCGATATCGCCATCGGCCACACCCGCTATTCCACCACCGGCGCATCGCTGCTGCGCAATGCCCAGCCGTTCCGTGTGCGCTATAAAAACATGGATATAGCCATCGCCCACAACGGTAATCTGGTAAACACCGTGGAGCTTCGTTCCAGACTGGAAGAAAGCGGCTCCATTTTCCAGACGACCAACGACAGCGAGGTAATTGTCCATCTGATTGCCAAGCACATGAACGGAGGCACTGTCGAAGAAGCCGTCATGGCTGCCTGCCGCGAGGCACGCGGTGCGTATTCGCTGCTTATTCTGGCCAATGATAAGATGATAGCCGTGCGTGACCCGCACGGCTTTCGTCCTTTGCTGCTGGGAAAAGTGGGCGACGCGCATGTCTTTGCCAGTGAATCGTGCGCCTTTGATCTGCTGGAGGCGGAGCTTATCCGTTCCGTCAAGCCGGGCGAGATGATTGTCATCGATAAAGGCAAGGTGCACAGCTATGATATGGATATGGGCAAAAAGCGCCACCACTGTATCTTCGAGCTGATCTACTTTGCCCGCCCCGATTCCATGGTATTCGGAGAAAATGTCTACTTCTGCCGCAAAGCCATGGGCAAGCAGCTGGCCACGGAAGCGCCGGTGGATGCCGACTTCGTCATGCCCTTTCCCGATTCCGGCGTATACTGCGCCGTGGGATACGCCCAGCAGTCGGGGTTGCCGTACGAGCATGCCATGATCCGCAACCACTATGTGGGCCGCACCTTTATCCAGCCTTCGCAGGATATGCGTGATTACAGCGTAAGGGTGAAGATCAACCCTGTGAAGGATATGATCAAGGACAAGCGCATCATCATTGTGGATGATTCCATCGTGCGGGGTACCACCATCCGCACCCGCGTGAAAAAACTGAGGGAGCTGGGCGCCCGCGAAGTGCATTTCCGCGTGAGCTGCCCCCCCATCAAGTTTCCGTGTTTCTACGGCATTGATTTTGCCTCCAAGGGCGAACTGATTGCGGCCAACCATTCCGTAAGAGAGATAGAACGCTTTATCGGTTTGGACAGCCTGCATTACATCAGCATAGAGGGGCTGCTCAAGTCGGTCAGTACGCCGGATGACTATTGTCTGGCATGCTTTACCGGCAGCTACCCGTTGCAGTGCGAAGGAAATCTGAAGTCGTGCCTTGAGTGCGGCTGCTAA
- the carB gene encoding carbamoyl-phosphate synthase large subunit encodes MPKRTDLKRIMVIGSGPIVIGQACEFDYSGTQAVKALKEEGYEVVLVNSNPATIMTDPGLADRTYIEPIEPETVAAIIRKERPCALLPTLGGQTGLNTALAVAETGVLEECGVELIGATRDVINKAESRDLFRQAMANIGLKVPASGIARTMDDVRRLGAEMPFPLIVRPAFTLGGSGGGIAYNMEDLEEIASQGLAASMQSEILVEQSVLGWKEYEMEVMRDRNDNCVIVCSIENIDPMGVHTGDSITVAPAQTLTDVEYQMMRDASIAIMREIGVETGGSNVQFGINPENGDMVVIEMNPRVSRSSALASKATGFPIAKIAAKLAVGYTLDEIPNDITRETMASFEPSIDYCVIKLPRFTFEKFPGSRDELNTAMKSVGEAMAIGRTFKEALQKGLRSLEVGAAGFGGNYREELPAREDIMPRLRTPNSRRIFWLRLAMLAGFTLEELYEITAIDPWFLRQFKDVLDMEAALKGFALANSMVAENPDLVSLMKRAKEYGFSDRQLAEMWKLPESAVRDLRKSMGIRPTYYLVDTCAAEFEAYTPYYYSTYETGRELVAEDRKKVIIFGGGPNRIGQGIEFDYCCCHASFALRDMNVQSIMVNSNPETVSTDYDTSDRLYFEPLTFEDVMNIVEAEKPDGVIVQFGGQTPLNLAVPLMRAGVPILGTHPDSIDRAEDRERFQALIQKLDLLQPANDTVMSLEEALKASETIGYPVVVRPSYVLGGRAMEVVYDAEQLRTYFANSVGKAPEHPILIDKFLENATEVDVDALSDGCDTYVAGIMEHIEEAGIHSGDSACVIPPHTLPADIVEEIRRQTVALATELKVVGLMNIQFAIKDGRVFILEVNPRASRTAPFVSKATGVPLPRLATQVMMGTPLRELDPWSMRRRGYFSVKESVFPFKRFPGVDILLGPEMRSTGEVMGMGRTFEEAFMKGQIAGGQKLPQEGKVFISVNDKDKPYVVEVARVFAGLGFEVLATKGTCKLLEENNVSCTPVYKVYEGRPNIVDFIKNGEVSLVVNTASGKRTVQDSKDIRQATLLYGVPYSTTVSGAHAIARAIAEQRRCGLTVKSLQEYYAGSTEAPVCGEK; translated from the coding sequence ATGCCAAAGCGGACCGACCTCAAGCGTATTATGGTCATCGGCTCGGGGCCTATTGTCATCGGACAGGCCTGCGAATTCGACTACTCCGGAACTCAGGCCGTAAAGGCCCTCAAGGAAGAAGGCTACGAGGTGGTGCTGGTCAACTCCAACCCCGCCACCATCATGACCGATCCCGGTCTTGCCGACCGGACGTACATCGAACCCATTGAACCGGAAACCGTCGCCGCCATCATCCGCAAAGAGCGACCCTGCGCGCTGTTGCCCACTCTGGGCGGTCAGACCGGCCTGAACACGGCGCTTGCCGTGGCCGAAACAGGCGTGCTGGAAGAGTGCGGCGTGGAACTGATAGGCGCCACCCGTGACGTTATCAACAAGGCGGAAAGCCGCGATCTTTTCCGTCAGGCCATGGCCAACATAGGCCTGAAAGTGCCCGCCAGCGGTATAGCCCGCACCATGGACGACGTGCGCAGGCTGGGCGCCGAAATGCCCTTTCCGCTTATTGTGCGGCCCGCATTTACTCTGGGCGGCAGCGGCGGCGGCATAGCCTACAACATGGAAGACCTTGAGGAAATCGCTTCGCAGGGCCTTGCGGCCAGCATGCAGAGCGAAATCCTTGTGGAACAGTCTGTGCTGGGCTGGAAAGAATATGAGATGGAAGTCATGCGCGACCGCAATGACAACTGCGTCATCGTGTGCTCCATCGAAAACATCGATCCCATGGGCGTGCATACCGGCGACTCCATCACCGTGGCACCTGCCCAGACGCTGACCGATGTCGAATACCAGATGATGCGCGATGCCTCCATTGCCATCATGCGTGAAATCGGCGTGGAAACCGGCGGTTCCAACGTGCAGTTCGGCATCAACCCCGAAAACGGCGACATGGTGGTCATCGAAATGAACCCCCGTGTGTCGCGTTCTTCCGCACTGGCATCCAAAGCCACCGGCTTTCCCATAGCCAAAATCGCGGCAAAGCTGGCAGTGGGCTATACGCTGGACGAAATTCCCAACGATATCACCCGCGAGACCATGGCGTCGTTCGAGCCGTCCATCGACTACTGCGTCATCAAGCTGCCGCGGTTCACCTTTGAAAAATTCCCCGGTTCGCGCGACGAACTGAACACCGCCATGAAAAGCGTGGGCGAAGCCATGGCCATAGGCCGTACCTTCAAGGAAGCCCTGCAGAAAGGCCTGCGTTCGCTCGAAGTGGGCGCTGCCGGTTTCGGGGGCAACTACCGCGAAGAGCTGCCCGCGCGTGAAGACATCATGCCGCGGCTGCGCACGCCCAACTCCAGACGCATATTCTGGCTGCGTCTGGCCATGCTGGCCGGATTCACGCTGGAAGAGCTGTATGAAATCACGGCCATCGACCCCTGGTTTCTGCGGCAGTTCAAAGATGTGCTGGACATGGAAGCGGCCCTCAAGGGATTTGCGCTGGCAAACTCCATGGTGGCGGAGAACCCCGACCTTGTGTCGCTGATGAAGCGGGCCAAGGAATACGGTTTTTCCGACAGACAGCTTGCCGAAATGTGGAAGCTGCCCGAATCCGCCGTGCGCGATCTGCGCAAGTCCATGGGCATCCGGCCCACCTATTATCTGGTGGATACCTGCGCGGCCGAGTTTGAAGCCTATACGCCGTATTATTACTCCACATACGAAACAGGCAGAGAGCTTGTGGCCGAAGACCGTAAAAAGGTCATCATCTTCGGCGGCGGACCCAACCGCATCGGGCAGGGCATCGAGTTTGACTACTGCTGCTGTCATGCATCGTTCGCTCTGCGCGATATGAACGTGCAGTCCATCATGGTCAACTCCAACCCCGAAACCGTCTCCACCGACTACGACACCTCGGACAGGCTGTATTTCGAGCCGCTGACCTTTGAGGATGTCATGAACATTGTGGAAGCGGAAAAGCCGGACGGTGTCATAGTGCAGTTCGGCGGGCAGACACCGCTGAACCTCGCCGTGCCGCTCATGCGCGCCGGTGTGCCCATTCTGGGTACACATCCCGATTCCATCGACCGTGCCGAAGACCGCGAGCGTTTTCAGGCGCTCATTCAGAAGCTGGATCTGCTGCAGCCTGCCAACGACACCGTGATGTCGCTGGAAGAAGCTCTGAAAGCCAGCGAGACCATCGGATATCCCGTGGTTGTGCGCCCCAGCTACGTGCTGGGCGGGCGTGCCATGGAAGTGGTTTACGATGCGGAACAGCTGCGGACGTACTTTGCCAACTCGGTGGGCAAAGCTCCGGAGCATCCCATACTTATCGATAAGTTTCTTGAAAACGCCACAGAGGTTGACGTGGACGCCCTTTCCGACGGGTGCGATACCTACGTTGCCGGCATTATGGAACATATCGAAGAGGCGGGCATTCATTCCGGCGATTCTGCCTGTGTGATTCCGCCCCACACGCTGCCTGCTGATATTGTGGAAGAAATCCGCCGTCAGACCGTTGCGCTGGCAACAGAGCTGAAGGTGGTGGGACTCATGAACATTCAGTTCGCCATCAAGGACGGACGCGTGTTCATCCTTGAGGTCAACCCCCGCGCTTCGCGCACCGCGCCTTTTGTTTCAAAGGCCACGGGCGTGCCGCTGCCCCGTCTGGCAACACAGGTGATGATGGGAACGCCGCTGCGCGAACTCGACCCGTGGAGCATGCGCCGCAGAGGCTACTTCTCCGTTAAGGAATCCGTCTTCCCGTTCAAGCGCTTCCCGGGTGTCGATATTCTGCTTGGCCCCGAAATGCGTTCCACGGGCGAGGTGATGGGCATGGGCCGCACATTTGAGGAAGCCTTTATGAAGGGGCAGATCGCCGGCGGACAGAAACTGCCGCAGGAAGGCAAGGTCTTCATTTCCGTCAACGACAAGGACAAACCCTACGTTGTGGAAGTGGCGCGTGTGTTCGCCGGTCTGGGGTTTGAGGTGCTGGCCACCAAAGGCACATGCAAGCTGCTGGAAGAAAACAATGTTTCATGTACGCCTGTGTACAAGGTGTACGAGGGCAGACCCAACATTGTGGACTTCATAAAGAACGGCGAGGTTTCGCTGGTGGTGAACACCGCCTCCGGAAAGCGTACTGTTCAGGATTCCAAGGACATCCGGCAGGCGACGCTGCTGTACGGGGTACCCTACAGCACCACGGTATCCGGTGCGCACGCCATCGCGCGGGCCATTGCCGAGCAGCGCCGCTGCGGGCTTACCGTGAAAAGCCTGCAGGAATACTACGCGGGCAGCACCGAAGCGCCCGTATGCGGGGAAAAATAA
- the hisH gene encoding imidazole glycerol phosphate synthase subunit HisH: protein MLAILKYKAGNQTSVRRALNHIGIPNVITADPAEIAASEGIIFPGVGAAGQAMDELTAAGLDAVLKEQVEAGKPLLGICVGCQIMLDYSQENDTRTLGIIPGECHLFNPALEDETGAPIRVPHMGWNRVIPRKPCALFKGISDDAEFYFVHSYFPNPQPDYVIATTTYGKEFCSVHGGPGLWAVQFHPEKSGRPGLKLLSNFHAYCKEAANAQ, encoded by the coding sequence ATGCTTGCGATCCTGAAATACAAGGCCGGCAACCAGACAAGCGTGCGCCGTGCCCTGAACCACATCGGGATCCCCAACGTGATCACGGCGGACCCCGCCGAGATCGCCGCCTCGGAAGGCATCATCTTTCCCGGCGTGGGGGCCGCCGGACAGGCCATGGACGAACTGACGGCCGCCGGACTTGACGCTGTGCTCAAAGAGCAGGTGGAAGCAGGCAAACCGCTGCTGGGCATCTGTGTAGGCTGCCAGATAATGCTGGACTACAGTCAGGAAAACGATACCCGTACGCTGGGCATCATTCCCGGAGAATGCCATCTGTTCAATCCCGCGCTGGAAGACGAAACCGGCGCGCCCATCCGCGTACCGCACATGGGCTGGAACAGAGTGATACCCAGAAAGCCGTGCGCACTTTTCAAAGGCATTTCCGATGATGCCGAATTTTATTTTGTGCACAGCTACTTTCCCAACCCGCAGCCGGACTATGTCATTGCCACCACGACGTACGGCAAGGAATTCTGCTCTGTTCACGGCGGGCCGGGGCTGTGGGCCGTCCAGTTCCATCCGGAAAAAAGCGGCAGACCCGGACTGAAGCTGCTCAGCAACTTCCACGCATACTGCAAGGAGGCCGCCAATGCTCAGTAA
- the hisF gene encoding imidazole glycerol phosphate synthase subunit HisF: MLSKRIIPCLDVRDGRLTKGIKFQGNVDIGDPVESARRYYEQGADEIVFYDITASHEGRGIFLDIVEKVASSIFIPFSVGGGINTVDDMRDALNAGAEKVSVNSGAVKDPDIISKGAARFGSQAIVLGMDVKRVAPTEAIPSGYEIVIHGGRKHMGMDALDWAKTAEVLGAGEICVNSIDADGTKDGYELTLTRMISDAVQIPVIASGGAGHPAHMYDALTKGGASAALIASIVHYGEYTIPDLKKQIQAMGCKMRLTW; the protein is encoded by the coding sequence ATGCTCAGTAAACGGATTATCCCCTGCCTTGACGTGCGTGACGGCCGCCTGACCAAGGGCATAAAATTTCAGGGCAATGTGGACATAGGCGACCCCGTGGAAAGCGCCAGACGGTACTACGAACAGGGCGCCGACGAGATTGTTTTCTACGATATCACCGCATCGCACGAAGGGCGCGGTATCTTTCTTGATATTGTGGAAAAGGTGGCTTCGAGCATTTTCATACCTTTTTCCGTGGGCGGCGGCATAAACACCGTGGACGATATGCGCGACGCGCTCAACGCCGGTGCGGAAAAGGTTTCGGTCAATTCCGGTGCGGTGAAAGACCCTGACATCATCAGCAAAGGGGCCGCCCGTTTCGGTTCGCAGGCCATTGTGCTGGGCATGGATGTCAAGCGCGTGGCCCCGACAGAAGCCATCCCCTCGGGGTACGAAATCGTCATCCACGGCGGACGCAAACACATGGGCATGGACGCGCTGGACTGGGCGAAAACAGCAGAAGTGCTGGGTGCCGGTGAAATCTGCGTCAACTCCATAGACGCCGACGGTACCAAGGACGGCTACGAACTGACCCTGACCCGCATGATAAGCGATGCCGTGCAGATTCCCGTCATCGCCTCGGGCGGGGCCGGACATCCTGCGCATATGTATGACGCCCTGACCAAAGGCGGCGCTTCTGCAGCGCTCATCGCGTCCATTGTGCATTACGGCGAATACACCATACCCGACCTGAAAAAACAGATTCAGGCCATGGGCTGCAAAATGCGGCTGACCTGGTAA
- a CDS encoding GNAT family N-acetyltransferase yields the protein MSIRPATRRDTEAILDIWLEASIAAHSFIDAAFWRDNIEAMRTVYLPSATTVCVYDTPQGITGFYALHKRHLAALFVAPRRQRNGTGRCLFAHALRQAGGLTLNVYAENRQACDFYLAQGCTIAARNTDPHTGRAEYIMTCAPAEG from the coding sequence ATGAGCATACGTCCCGCCACCCGCCGTGATACCGAAGCCATACTGGACATCTGGCTTGAAGCGTCCATCGCGGCGCACAGCTTTATCGATGCCGCATTCTGGCGCGACAACATTGAAGCCATGCGCACCGTCTATCTGCCTTCGGCCACAACAGTTTGCGTATACGACACACCGCAGGGCATCACGGGTTTTTACGCACTGCACAAACGCCATCTGGCCGCGCTGTTTGTGGCGCCACGGCGACAGCGCAACGGCACAGGACGCTGCCTTTTTGCCCATGCACTGCGTCAGGCGGGCGGCCTGACTCTTAATGTCTACGCCGAAAACCGGCAGGCCTGCGACTTTTATCTGGCGCAGGGGTGCACCATAGCAGCCCGCAACACCGACCCGCACACCGGCAGGGCAGAATACATAATGACCTGTGCCCCCGCAGAGGGATAA